A single region of the Syntrophotaleaceae bacterium genome encodes:
- a CDS encoding glycosyltransferase, giving the protein MKILFFPSDIGGGFGHVSRCFALAEEAKNNGHICAFVLNDKKFVGRIGSNFNVSLVKTWEPFKHRLKRSISFLKDRSNNKKSLYLGISGIEFQFIRDGFVCHSAIEHTLKGYAKVVQDFKPDVLVGDTNLLVWILSRIVRIPAVQIVRYASHPDTANMVWWMDVPKGISPPNICQIFNPLMKRLGLDVIGVASDLLRGDLYIVPSIPDIEPIPCGLIDTHHVGALLMPSKEVIDNSAFSFPDRTMPLIYMTIGGGAGPVGNQKLFSSIISAMGGYPAQVVISTAAKFDWRRISYLPPNVRFFDWLPGAYMISMADLVIFHGGYGTMMEIVTSGKPSIVIPFHSEQESNGRRLERLGSAQVLKLSKEPYSTVNVKESWGEYSYVVQQSYDLSDKQLIDAVEVILSGSEFLESAKKLQYTAQGYGGVKLAMEMIESRFG; this is encoded by the coding sequence ATGAAAATTCTTTTTTTCCCTAGCGATATAGGTGGCGGATTTGGGCATGTCAGTCGGTGTTTCGCCCTTGCAGAAGAGGCTAAGAATAATGGGCACATTTGTGCTTTTGTACTCAATGACAAAAAATTTGTTGGAAGAATTGGTTCGAATTTTAATGTCTCACTTGTAAAAACATGGGAACCATTCAAACATCGTCTTAAGAGGTCTATTTCATTCCTAAAGGACAGGAGCAACAACAAAAAATCACTCTATTTGGGAATATCCGGTATCGAATTCCAATTTATTCGTGATGGTTTTGTTTGTCATAGTGCAATAGAGCATACCTTGAAAGGGTACGCGAAGGTTGTTCAGGATTTTAAGCCAGATGTCCTCGTAGGAGATACAAACCTCTTAGTGTGGATACTTTCCCGCATTGTACGAATTCCTGCAGTACAGATTGTTCGTTATGCCTCACACCCAGACACAGCAAACATGGTTTGGTGGATGGATGTGCCGAAAGGTATATCTCCACCTAATATCTGCCAAATTTTCAACCCACTGATGAAGCGCCTCGGTTTGGATGTTATAGGAGTTGCATCGGATCTTCTGCGGGGTGATTTATATATTGTCCCCAGTATACCTGACATAGAACCAATCCCTTGTGGCTTAATCGATACACACCACGTTGGCGCACTTTTGATGCCTTCAAAAGAGGTTATTGACAATTCGGCCTTCAGTTTTCCTGACCGAACTATGCCTCTTATTTATATGACCATAGGTGGCGGTGCAGGTCCGGTGGGGAACCAAAAATTGTTTTCAAGTATTATATCTGCGATGGGTGGTTACCCGGCACAGGTAGTCATTTCTACAGCCGCTAAGTTTGATTGGAGAAGGATATCCTATCTCCCTCCCAATGTAAGATTCTTTGACTGGCTGCCTGGTGCTTACATGATCTCTATGGCAGATTTGGTGATTTTCCATGGTGGTTATGGAACCATGATGGAGATAGTGACATCTGGAAAACCCTCGATTGTGATACCTTTTCATTCTGAACAGGAGAGCAACGGCAGGCGATTGGAACGATTGGGTTCTGCGCAAGTATTAAAGCTTAGTAAGGAGCCTTATTCTACTGTAAACGTTAAAGAATCATGGGGTGAATACAGTTATGTAGTACAGCAAAGTTATGATTTGTCAGATAAGCAACTGATCGATGCCGTTGAAGTAATTTTATCTGGAAGTGAATTTTTAGAATCTGCAAAAAAACTTCAGTATACAGCACAGGGGTATGGAGGGGTAAAATTAGCCATGGAGATGATTGAAAGTCGGTTTGGATAA
- the dxs gene encoding 1-deoxy-D-xylulose-5-phosphate synthase — protein sequence MGKQDESRAKGFVEMKGILDRIESTSDLKLLKPEDLIGLAGEIRQLIIQTVSKTGGHLASPLGAVELAIALHYFYSSPGDKIIWDVGHQSYAHKILTGRKRKFATLRQYKGISGFPKITESEHDAYGTGHASTSVSAALGFAVARDIKKEEGEVIAVIGDGSLSGGNALEAINHGGYLHKKIIVILNDNRMSISNNVGALAAYTHRIQKTEKYKKVRQKLYKIIEKSDDLKEELLSLKEYIKDIGSAGLLFEKLGFDYIGPVDGHNIDELIEAFKQAKQINGPVLIHAQTCKGKGYPIAECDSSRYHGVNPFNVENGLDVDSPKGNSFTNIFGDVLVEIADKDEKLIAITAAMADGTGLKKFKEKFPNRFFDVGIAEQHAVVFAAGLARQGLKPICVIYSTFLQRAYDALIHDVCLQNLPVVFAIDRAGLVGNDGPTHHGCFDLSYLRHIPEMILMAPKDGNELKDMLVTAFNLGKPVALRYPRGVCHSFIEKVPQQLEIGKCEVVEEGEMMTIVSIGTVFDEALLACNWLREHGVDVTLINARFVKPMDNKIAEWIGKTKNAILIEENSIEGGFGSAVLELCQRMGIEAKIELLGIPDKFIEHGNQVLLRRKCGFSWQNIVNISMKILSKSNK from the coding sequence ATGGGAAAACAAGATGAATCTAGAGCCAAAGGTTTTGTGGAAATGAAAGGTATCCTAGATAGAATCGAGAGCACGTCAGACTTGAAGCTCTTAAAGCCTGAAGACCTAATAGGGCTAGCAGGAGAAATTAGACAGCTCATCATTCAAACTGTATCCAAAACTGGCGGTCATCTGGCTTCGCCCCTCGGAGCTGTTGAGCTTGCCATTGCGCTCCACTATTTCTATTCAAGCCCCGGGGATAAAATCATTTGGGACGTGGGCCATCAAAGCTATGCGCATAAGATTCTTACAGGCAGGAAAAGAAAATTTGCAACCTTGCGTCAATACAAAGGGATCAGCGGTTTTCCCAAAATAACTGAAAGCGAACACGATGCATATGGGACAGGGCATGCATCCACATCAGTGTCTGCCGCTCTTGGTTTTGCCGTGGCGAGGGATATAAAGAAAGAGGAAGGGGAGGTCATTGCTGTCATTGGTGATGGATCGTTATCTGGGGGTAATGCCTTGGAGGCAATCAATCATGGAGGATACCTTCACAAGAAAATTATTGTAATTTTGAACGACAACAGGATGTCAATATCGAATAATGTTGGGGCCCTTGCGGCCTACACACACCGGATTCAAAAAACTGAAAAATATAAAAAAGTAAGACAGAAACTGTATAAAATTATAGAGAAGAGTGATGACCTCAAAGAAGAACTCCTCTCTCTTAAAGAATATATAAAAGACATCGGTTCTGCTGGCTTATTATTTGAAAAACTTGGGTTCGATTATATAGGTCCCGTAGACGGACACAATATTGATGAGTTAATTGAAGCTTTTAAACAGGCAAAACAAATCAATGGCCCGGTTTTGATCCACGCCCAAACATGTAAAGGCAAAGGCTATCCAATAGCAGAATGCGATTCCTCAAGGTATCATGGTGTCAATCCTTTTAATGTCGAAAATGGACTGGATGTTGATAGTCCAAAGGGCAATTCCTTTACAAATATTTTTGGAGATGTTCTTGTCGAAATCGCCGACAAGGATGAAAAACTGATTGCCATAACCGCGGCTATGGCAGATGGCACCGGCTTGAAAAAATTCAAGGAAAAATTTCCCAACCGTTTTTTTGATGTGGGGATCGCCGAGCAGCATGCGGTTGTTTTTGCGGCCGGGCTTGCCAGGCAGGGCTTAAAGCCTATTTGCGTAATTTATTCAACTTTCCTTCAGAGGGCCTACGATGCCTTGATCCATGATGTATGCCTGCAAAACCTTCCGGTTGTATTTGCAATTGATCGGGCAGGGCTGGTGGGCAATGATGGTCCGACTCATCATGGCTGTTTTGACCTCTCCTACCTGCGGCATATTCCTGAAATGATCTTGATGGCTCCAAAGGACGGGAATGAACTTAAAGACATGCTAGTGACCGCGTTTAATCTAGGAAAACCTGTGGCCTTGCGATACCCAAGAGGTGTATGCCACTCCTTTATCGAGAAGGTACCTCAACAATTGGAAATTGGGAAATGCGAAGTTGTTGAAGAAGGCGAAATGATGACAATCGTTTCCATAGGAACTGTCTTTGACGAGGCTTTGCTCGCATGCAATTGGCTTAGAGAACATGGTGTCGATGTGACATTGATCAACGCAAGGTTCGTCAAACCAATGGATAATAAAATTGCCGAGTGGATCGGCAAGACAAAAAATGCAATACTTATAGAAGAAAATTCGATAGAAGGTGGTTTTGGAAGTGCTGTTCTTGAACTTTGTCAAAGAATGGGAATAGAAGCCAAAATAGAGCTTCTTGGTATTCCCGACAAATTCATTGAACACGGAAATCAAGTACTGCTTAGAAGAAAATGCGGTTTTAGTTGGCAAAATATAGTAAATATATCAATGAAAATTCTATCAAAAAGTAATAAGTAA
- a CDS encoding oligosaccharide flippase family protein → MKKFFSYQQPFFLARIQRFLNNTYNSQFVRNVAVVVSGTAGAQAITMAFAPFITRLYGPEAFGLQGTYMAIVVVVMPISALSFPIAIVLPREDSEAREIARLSAYIALCMAAICTFVILAADDFLVEVLQLHEIESYLLLIPLVIVFSAWLHINQQWMLRKKQFKISARAGITQAFLTSSAKTGIGFFSPQAAVLIIISTLGYAIHAFILSIGINKVEKNCLKEKGMSRITIKQLIIKYYDFPVFRTPQIFLNAFSQSMPIIVLASFFGPVSAGFYGLGKGLLDMPSQLIGKSVGDVFYSRISEAANRGEKLNDLIFRATLGLAVVSFIPFAVVIFFGPSLFGIVFGSEWFFAGEYARWLSFWMFFSCINKPTIASIPVLGLQNLLLIYEIISLVIRIVALFIGFHILHSDVQAIILFSFTGVIANIFLIFLTILKSKSFRMTH, encoded by the coding sequence ATGAAAAAATTTTTTAGTTATCAACAACCATTCTTTTTGGCCAGAATCCAAAGATTTTTGAATAATACGTACAACAGCCAGTTTGTGCGAAATGTTGCCGTAGTGGTTTCTGGTACTGCAGGGGCGCAAGCTATAACAATGGCTTTCGCGCCTTTTATAACACGGTTGTACGGGCCGGAGGCATTCGGTCTGCAGGGAACATACATGGCCATTGTTGTTGTGGTCATGCCCATTTCCGCATTGTCTTTTCCTATAGCCATAGTTTTGCCTCGAGAAGACAGTGAAGCTCGAGAAATTGCTCGACTCTCTGCATATATTGCTCTTTGCATGGCAGCTATATGTACCTTTGTAATCCTGGCTGCTGACGATTTTCTCGTGGAAGTACTCCAACTCCATGAGATAGAATCATACCTATTATTGATACCTTTGGTGATAGTTTTTTCGGCCTGGCTTCATATAAATCAACAATGGATGCTAAGAAAAAAACAGTTCAAAATCTCGGCTCGAGCTGGAATAACGCAGGCATTTCTCACTAGTAGCGCTAAGACAGGTATCGGCTTTTTTAGTCCACAAGCGGCTGTGTTAATAATTATTTCCACTTTAGGTTATGCTATCCATGCCTTCATCCTTTCGATTGGAATTAATAAGGTTGAAAAAAATTGTTTAAAAGAGAAAGGAATGTCAAGGATAACAATAAAACAGTTAATTATAAAATATTATGACTTTCCAGTTTTCCGTACACCTCAAATATTTTTAAATGCTTTTTCCCAAAGCATGCCCATTATAGTACTTGCATCTTTTTTTGGGCCAGTATCCGCCGGATTTTATGGATTGGGTAAAGGATTGCTAGATATGCCCTCTCAATTGATTGGAAAATCGGTTGGGGATGTTTTTTATTCTAGAATTAGTGAAGCCGCCAACCGTGGAGAAAAATTGAATGACCTTATCTTTAGAGCCACATTAGGTTTGGCTGTAGTTAGTTTTATTCCTTTTGCTGTAGTAATTTTTTTTGGGCCGAGTCTGTTTGGAATTGTTTTCGGATCTGAATGGTTTTTCGCTGGAGAATATGCAAGATGGTTGTCTTTTTGGATGTTTTTTTCTTGTATAAATAAACCTACCATCGCTTCAATCCCTGTTCTAGGTTTACAAAACTTACTCTTAATTTACGAAATCATAAGTCTAGTTATAAGAATAGTTGCATTATTTATAGGATTTCATATACTGCACAGCGACGTTCAAGCCATAATTCTATTTTCCTTCACAGGTGTTATTGCAAACATTTTTTTAATTTTTCTTACCATCCTGAAGTCTAAAAGTTTTAGGATGACTCATTGA
- a CDS encoding cobalamin-dependent protein (Presence of a B(12) (cobalamin)-binding domain implies dependence on cobalamin itself, in one of its several forms, or in some unusual lineages, dependence on a cobalamin-like analog.), whose product MRKIVLISFYPGFFGINLRLLGACLIKAGFCVEYLHLGYANYKFGERTPTLLNFCFSKIITDNILNKIRNSLFVGISLASSEFIAARDFTIALKKVVNTTVVWGGPHPTASFEGCVRYADYVCIGEGEETIVDIANLLNEEKSIEHVQNLAYMKNGIIHVNQKREVIKDLDSLPIPDTEIYLHNVFINGELRKITPELLLDIDRIYIRPVPESVVYTAIVSRGCPNRCSYCNNSYLNRIYQGQKYFRYRSLNHLFMEIHQALTDIKQIGAVFFADDNLTALPNEVLFEFARRWTKEVGIPFGTSGSPSTITDYKIKILAETGLLYKFGVGIESGSQRMIDLYNRKETIQQSIKAINIVEKYREQFYQKHEKPVINYQFIFDNPYETNKDLSTTIRFILNYIKDPKSLTVFSLVIYPGSEIYIQSKKDKIFSIDKNIYQESFIELKPTFVKIWIALYRRGLPKWILRLLAAQIIFNILNSKICIKLYRKMF is encoded by the coding sequence ATGCGTAAAATTGTACTTATTTCTTTTTATCCAGGATTTTTTGGAATTAATTTAAGGTTGCTTGGAGCTTGTTTAATAAAAGCAGGATTTTGCGTAGAATACCTACACCTTGGTTATGCGAACTACAAATTTGGTGAAAGAACTCCTACACTTCTAAACTTCTGTTTTTCTAAAATTATTACTGATAATATATTGAACAAGATTAGAAATTCATTATTTGTTGGTATCTCCTTAGCAAGCAGTGAATTTATAGCAGCCAGAGATTTTACTATAGCTTTAAAAAAAGTAGTGAATACTACTGTTGTTTGGGGAGGTCCACATCCAACAGCTTCATTTGAGGGTTGCGTCAGATATGCTGATTACGTATGCATAGGAGAAGGAGAAGAAACTATTGTTGATATTGCGAATTTGCTCAACGAAGAAAAATCTATCGAGCACGTTCAAAATCTTGCTTACATGAAAAATGGCATCATTCATGTAAATCAGAAACGCGAAGTCATTAAAGATCTGGATTCTTTGCCAATCCCCGATACAGAGATATATCTTCATAATGTTTTTATAAATGGTGAATTACGGAAAATTACACCAGAACTTCTTTTAGATATTGATAGAATATATATAAGACCTGTGCCAGAAAGTGTAGTTTATACCGCCATAGTTAGTAGGGGTTGTCCAAATAGATGTAGTTATTGTAACAATTCTTATTTGAACCGCATATATCAAGGACAAAAATACTTTAGATATCGATCTTTAAATCACTTATTTATGGAAATTCATCAAGCACTGACTGATATTAAGCAGATTGGTGCTGTATTTTTTGCTGATGATAATTTGACAGCCTTGCCGAATGAAGTTCTTTTTGAATTTGCTCGGCGGTGGACAAAAGAAGTAGGGATTCCGTTTGGAACTAGTGGAAGTCCATCTACTATTACAGATTATAAGATAAAAATACTTGCAGAAACAGGACTTTTGTATAAATTTGGAGTTGGGATTGAGTCAGGTAGCCAAAGAATGATCGATTTATATAATAGAAAAGAAACAATACAGCAGTCTATAAAAGCAATCAATATTGTTGAGAAGTACCGTGAACAATTTTATCAAAAACATGAAAAACCCGTAATAAATTACCAGTTTATTTTCGATAATCCTTATGAGACCAATAAAGATCTTTCTACTACAATTCGCTTTATTCTTAATTATATTAAAGATCCAAAGAGTCTTACTGTTTTTAGTCTTGTCATTTATCCCGGATCTGAAATATACATCCAGTCCAAAAAAGACAAAATTTTTTCTATAGACAAGAATATCTACCAAGAATCTTTTATAGAGTTAAAACCTACATTTGTTAAAATTTGGATAGCTCTTTATCGTAGAGGTCTACCAAAGTGGATATTGCGATTACTAGCAGCGCAGATTATTTTTAATATATTGAACTCAAAAATTTGTATTAAGTTATATAGAAAAATGTTTTAA
- a CDS encoding radical SAM protein, translating into MKKDIAIICRYREKQSSSKKISIKGLFELLGHLKNYYSKNKQFNHASTKKIRARIHNNIFSPEWIGLRRYGLFDLLNYILNDYRYVFNPSEKLGFFDPIGIPTITSIHIFYFLLKKGYKPVNFDNLAANKQNLIKFLNSDPLAVVISSTYFSSVEEITLIIKIIRKYNKEVAIIIGGSSILKNVDSNRKLSTKWRNIILENVYCIIDEYGFDTLDKLLSNIKYRNNLSIVPNISYLKNGFIEHTTVIPEIFNINDTYPRWEHPDVVRESNGVAFVRASQGCLFNCKFCTFPKATIKYKVRDVESIRRELITIHAAGIKNFAFTDDNFAITPKRIEEVCLMMIKEKFNFNWFAGIRASSITSENAALLREAGCKVICMGLESGDDNILKLMNKKTNSKSNMKSLEILDKNEILVYGSFLIGFPGENEKSIQKTIDWINNSPLKLYKVFMFYMLQESGVYDEQKNHEVSYFGDKYAYNLWKTPDFDAIKASEMIKYFILNIKRAALIYSYSPMYAFFPFFLKNYNLKESLKFFKIHTEIIKNEYQEDSFLRRSKYRKEKFAEMKTLLNKNFCNNK; encoded by the coding sequence TTGAAAAAAGATATTGCAATTATATGCAGATATAGAGAAAAACAATCCAGTTCAAAAAAAATATCAATAAAAGGTTTGTTTGAATTATTAGGGCATCTAAAAAATTATTATTCAAAAAATAAACAATTTAATCATGCTTCGACAAAGAAAATCAGAGCGCGAATTCATAATAATATTTTTAGCCCGGAGTGGATTGGGCTTCGTCGATATGGGCTTTTTGATCTTCTGAATTATATATTAAATGATTATAGATATGTATTTAATCCTTCTGAGAAATTGGGATTTTTTGATCCTATAGGAATACCCACAATCACCTCAATTCATATTTTTTATTTTCTTTTAAAAAAAGGCTATAAACCTGTAAATTTTGATAATCTTGCGGCAAACAAACAAAATTTAATAAAATTTCTAAATAGTGATCCCCTAGCAGTCGTAATCTCATCTACGTATTTTAGTTCTGTTGAAGAAATTACTTTGATAATTAAAATTATACGAAAATACAACAAAGAGGTTGCTATCATAATTGGAGGCTCCTCAATTTTAAAAAATGTGGATAGCAATAGAAAACTTTCCACAAAATGGAGAAATATAATATTGGAAAATGTTTATTGTATCATTGATGAGTACGGTTTTGACACCCTTGATAAACTTTTGAGTAATATTAAGTATAGAAATAATTTAAGCATCGTTCCTAATATTTCATATTTAAAAAATGGTTTTATAGAACATACAACTGTAATTCCTGAGATTTTTAATATTAACGACACCTACCCAAGATGGGAACATCCTGATGTTGTAAGAGAATCAAATGGCGTAGCATTTGTAAGAGCGAGTCAAGGGTGTTTGTTTAACTGCAAATTTTGCACTTTTCCCAAAGCAACGATCAAATATAAAGTTAGAGATGTTGAGAGCATAAGGCGAGAGCTTATTACAATACATGCAGCAGGTATTAAGAATTTTGCTTTTACTGACGATAATTTTGCTATAACACCGAAAAGAATAGAAGAAGTATGTTTAATGATGATCAAGGAGAAATTTAATTTCAATTGGTTTGCAGGAATAAGAGCTAGTTCTATTACAAGTGAAAATGCAGCACTTCTTCGAGAAGCAGGGTGTAAGGTAATATGTATGGGTCTTGAGAGCGGTGACGATAACATTTTGAAATTAATGAACAAGAAGACAAATTCCAAATCCAATATGAAATCTTTAGAAATATTAGATAAAAATGAAATTCTCGTTTACGGTAGTTTTTTGATAGGTTTTCCTGGAGAGAATGAGAAAAGTATACAAAAAACAATTGATTGGATAAATAATTCACCATTAAAGCTATATAAAGTATTTATGTTTTATATGTTACAAGAGTCTGGCGTCTATGATGAACAAAAAAATCATGAGGTAAGCTACTTTGGTGATAAATACGCTTATAATCTTTGGAAAACGCCCGATTTTGATGCTATTAAGGCTTCTGAGATGATCAAATATTTCATTTTAAATATAAAACGCGCTGCTTTAATATACAGTTATTCACCAATGTACGCTTTTTTTCCCTTTTTTCTTAAAAATTATAATCTAAAAGAAAGTTTAAAATTTTTTAAAATTCACACTGAAATAATTAAAAATGAATATCAAGAAGATTCATTTCTACGAAGATCAAAATATCGAAAGGAAAAGTTTGCTGAAATGAAAACTTTACTAAATAAAAATTTTTGTAATAATAAATAG
- a CDS encoding UDP-glucuronic acid decarboxylase family protein, giving the protein MKRILVTGGAGFIGSHLCERLLEKGDEVLCVDNFFTSRRTNIAHLLGNPRFEVMRHDITFPLYVEVDQIYNLACPASPIHYQFDPVQTTKTNVHGSINVLGLAKRLKVRILQASTSEVYGDPAEHPQSETYWGNVNPIGPRSCYDEGKRCAETLFFDYHRQHNLSIRVVRIFNTYGPRMHPNDGRVVSNFIVQALNNKPITIYGTGEQTRSFCYVDDLVTGLILMMDQEKIIGPVNLGNPTEHSMLDLARMIIDLAGSKSEIEYRALPQDDPMRRRPDIGMAREKLGWSPGISIHEGLIRTIDFFKKTLV; this is encoded by the coding sequence ATGAAAAGAATTTTAGTCACCGGCGGTGCTGGATTCATTGGCTCCCACCTATGTGAGCGACTGCTCGAAAAAGGTGATGAGGTATTGTGTGTAGATAATTTTTTCACCTCTCGGCGTACAAATATTGCCCATTTGTTGGGGAATCCACGGTTTGAAGTCATGCGGCACGATATCACATTTCCACTGTATGTCGAAGTGGACCAGATTTACAATCTTGCATGTCCGGCCTCACCAATTCATTACCAGTTTGACCCTGTGCAAACCACAAAGACAAACGTTCACGGTTCCATCAATGTGCTTGGGTTGGCCAAAAGACTGAAAGTTCGAATTTTGCAGGCATCAACTTCCGAGGTGTATGGAGATCCGGCCGAACATCCGCAGTCGGAAACATACTGGGGAAATGTAAATCCGATTGGGCCGAGGTCCTGCTATGATGAGGGGAAAAGGTGTGCCGAGACACTTTTTTTCGATTATCACCGGCAGCACAATTTGTCTATTCGGGTGGTGCGAATATTTAATACTTATGGACCACGTATGCATCCGAATGACGGAAGGGTTGTCAGCAATTTTATTGTTCAAGCACTTAATAACAAGCCAATCACTATTTACGGAACAGGCGAGCAGACGCGCTCTTTCTGTTATGTCGACGATCTTGTGACAGGACTCATCCTTATGATGGATCAGGAAAAGATCATTGGTCCGGTGAATCTTGGCAATCCGACTGAACATAGTATGCTCGACCTTGCTAGGATGATAATTGATCTGGCCGGGTCAAAATCAGAAATAGAGTATAGAGCTCTTCCACAGGACGATCCTATGCGACGACGTCCTGATATTGGCATGGCAAGAGAAAAATTAGGATGGTCACCTGGCATATCAATACATGAGGGATTGATAAGAACGATTGATTTTTTTAAAAAAACGCTCGTTTGA